A DNA window from Solanum lycopersicum chromosome 3, SLM_r2.1 contains the following coding sequences:
- the EZ2 gene encoding histone-lysine N-methyltransferase EZ2 (The RefSeq protein has 1 substitution compared to this genomic sequence), translating to MSPASDNSLSDSQTQRLNDLSIVSPEEATVEPDEVLSVIESLKRKIASERADYIKKRVEGNTQKLENLTKDLYNLATERKCLEIFDAGGKIDLLSKRQKDALDMQNGIDTSNGDDDSNSSEDDGYATSAILLGSSIAVKNAVRPIKLPEVKRIPPYTSWIFLDRNQRMTEDQSVVGRRRIYYDQNGGETLICSDSDEEVLEEEEEKKVFAESEDYMLRMTIKEVGLSDIVLDLLGHCLSRKPSEVKARYEALVKADDVGTSKNEFTESSLDLYLAKDLDAALDSFDNLFCRRCLVFDCRLHGCSQDLIFPAEKQSPWYCSNADMEPCGPNCFSLAKKFESNATVISPQCASHGEKSILPSDVANNTQMPGRKHVSRRSKSSKGEGAPNAKNISESSDSDIRPVNDITSNERSSSPSKSKSDNKDGSNKRNSKRIAEHVLVAIKKRQKKMAVLESDTVASESLGFKDLNLHSISRKENEDASPSSQKAQCHSTKRSRRKNSPVLDSKNSLQGKAFGCKVMEVNSEKPVANCDDTLGKNEKVGENNCKQEVDGTKSWRPIEKALFEKGLEMFGRSSCLIARNLMNGLKTCWEVFQYMNNSGNKLFSGTGDGMDDILEGGCNGDGQEIMGEPRRRSRFLRRRGRVRRLKYTWKSTGYHAIRKRISERKDQPCRQFNPCGCQGPCGKECPCIVNGTCCEKYCGCPKGCKNRFRGCHCAKSQCRSRQCPCFAAGRECDPDVCRNCWISCGDGTLGVPPQRGDSHECRNMKLLLKQQQKVLLGRSDVSGWGAFLKNTVGKHEYLGEYTGELISHREADKRGKIYDRENSSFLFNLNDQFVLDAHRKGDKLKFANHSPVPNCYAKVMMVAGDHRVGIFANERICAGEELFYDYRYEPDSAPAWARKPEASGTRKEDAAPSSGRARKHT from the exons ATGTCGCCGGCGTCGGATAACTCCCTGTCGGATTCTCAAACACAACGTTTAAATGATCTTTCG ATTGTTTCTCCTGAAGAAGCAACTGTAGAACCCGATGAAGTATTATCAGTTATTGAATCTTTGAAGAGAAAAATTGCTTCTGAACGTGCTGATTATATTAAG AAAAGGGTAGAAGGAAATACACAAAAGTTGGAGAATTTGACAAAGGATCTTTATAATTTGGCAACAGAGAGAAAATGTCTTGAAATCTTTGATGCTGGCGGAAAAATTGATCTACTATCGAAAAGACAAAAGGATGCACTTGATATGCAAAATGGCATTGATACCAGTAATGGAGACGATGATAGTAATAGCTCTGAAGATGATGGATACGCCACTTCTGCAATTCTTTTAGGATCAAGTATTGCAGTCAAGAATGCCGTACGTCCCATTAAACTTCCAGAAGTAAAACGCATCCCTCCATATACTTCATGGATATTTTTGGATAG AAATCAGAGAATGACAGAGGATCAATCTGTGGTTGGTCGTAGAAGAATTTATTATGACCAGAATGGTGGGGAAACTTTAATTTGTAGTGATAGTGATGAGGAAgtacttgaagaagaagaagaaaagaaggtGTTTGCAGAGTCTGAAGATTATATGCTGCG AATGACTATCAAAGAAGTTGGCTTGTCCGATATTGTGTTGGATTTGCTAGGACATTGCTTGTCTAGAAAGCCTAGTGAAGTGAAG GCAAGATATGAAGCTCTTGTTAAGGCAGATGATGTAGGCACTTCGAAGAATGAGTTCACGGAAAGTTCTTTAGATTTATATCTTGCCAAAGATCTTGATGCTGCTCTGGATTCTTTTGATAATCTATTTTGTCGTCGATGTCTT GTCTTTGATTGTAGATTACATGGATGTTCACAGGATCTTATATTTCCT GCGGAAAAACAATCACCATGGTACTGCTCCAATGCAGATATGGAGCCCTGTGGACCAAATTGCTTCAGCCTG GCCAAAAAGTTCGAAAGTAATGCTACAGTGATCTCTCCTCAGTGTGCTAGTCATGGAGAAAAATCCATTCTGCCATCTGATGTTGCTAATAATACTCAGATGCCAGGTAGGAAGCATGTATCAAGAAGATCAAAGTCTTCAAAAGGTGAAGGTGCTCCAAATGCAAAAAACATCTCTGAGAGCAGTGATTCAGATATAAGACCCGTAAATGATATCACTTCTAATGAGCGTTCTTCATCTCCATCAAAAAGCAAATCTGACAATAAAGATGGCAGCAACAAAAGAAACAGCAAGCGAATAGCTGAACATTTTCTAGTTGCCATTAAGAAAAGACAGAAGAAAATGGCAGTATTAGAATCTGATACTGTTGCAAGTGAAAGTCTAGGTTTCAAAGATTTgaatcttcactctatttcacggAAGGAAAATGAAGATGCAAGTCCATCTTCACAAAAAGCACAATGTCATAGTACTAAAAGGTCTAGGAGGAAAAACTCTCCGGTTTTGGACAGTAAAAATTCTTTGCAAGGCAAGGCTTTTGGTTGCAAAGTGATGGAAGTTAACAGTGAAAAACCTGTGGCAAATTGTGATGACACATTggggaaaaatgaaaaagtgggTGAGAATAACTGCAAACAAGAAGTAGATGGTACTAAATCTTGGAGACCCATTGAAAAGGCTCTCTTTGAAAAGGGTCTAGAAATGTTCGGCAGAAGCAG CTGTTTGATTGCTCGAAACCTCATGAATGGTTTGAAGACATGCTGGGAGGTTTTCCAGTACATGAACAATTCCGGGAATAAGCTATTCTCAGGCACAGGTGATGGGATGGATGACATTCTTGAAGGTGGTTGCAATGGCGATGGTCAGGAAATCATG GGTGAACCTCGAAGAAGATCCAGATTTTTGCGTAGAAGAGGCAGAGTTCGCCGATTAAAATACACGTGGAAATCCACTGGATACCATGCAATTAGGAAACGGATTTCTGAGAGGAAGGATCAACCCTGTCGGCAGTTTAATCCATGTGGCTGTCAAGGCCCCTGTGGAAAGGAGTGTCCCTGTATTGTAAATGGGACCTGCTGTGAAAAATACTGTGG ATGCCCAAAAGGTTGCAAGAATAGGTTTCGTGGTTGTCATTGTGCCAAAAGTCAGTGTAGGAGCCGTCAATGCCCTTGCTTTGCTGCTGGCAGGGAATGTGATCCTGATGTTTGTCGAAATTGTTGGATCAG TTGTGGCGATGGTACGCTTGGGGTTCCTCCACAAAGAGGTGATAGTCATGAATGCAGGAATATGAAACTACTTCTCAAACAGCAACAGAAG GTACTTCTCGGAAGATCTGATGTTTCTGGCTGGGGGGCCTTCTTGAAG AATACTGTTGGAAAACATGAATACCTTGGGGAGTACACAGGTGAATTAATTTCACACCGTGAAGCTGACAAGCGTGGCAAAATTTATGATCGTGAAAATTCTTCATTTCTCTTCAATCTTAATGATCAG TTTGTGCTTGATGCACACCGGAAAGGTGACAAACTAAAATTTGCGAACCATTCTCCTGTTCCAAATTGCTATGCTAAG GTCATGATGGTGGCTGGAGATCACAGAGTTGGTATCTTTGCTAATGAAAGAATTTGCGCTGGAGAAGAACTCTTTTATGATTATCGTTATGAGCCAGACAGTGCACCTGCCTGGGCGAGGAAGCCCGAGGCATCTGGTACTAGGAAAGAGGATGCTGCTCCTTCAAGTGGTCGTGCTAGGAAGCATACATAA
- the EZ2 gene encoding histone-lysine N-methyltransferase EZ2 isoform X1 — MSPASDNSLSDSQTQRLNDLSIVSPEEATVEPDEVLSVIESLKRKIASERADYIKKRVEGNTQKLENLTKDLYNLATERKCLEIFDAGGKIDLLSKRQKDALDMQNGIDTSNGDDDSNSSEDDGYATSAILLGSSIAVKNAVRPIKLPEVKRIPPYTSWIFLDRNQRMTEDQSVVGRRRIYYDQNGGETLICSDSDEEVLEEEEEKKVFAESEDYMLRMTIKEVGLSDIVLDLLGHCLSRKPSEVKARYEALVKADDVGTSKNEFTESSLDLYLAKDLDAALDSFDNLFCRRCLVFDCRLHGCSQDLIFPAEKQSPWYCSNADMEPCGPNCFSLMPGRKHVSRRSKSSKGEGAPNAKNISESSDSDIRPVNDITSNERSSSPSKSKSDNKDGSNKRNSKRIAEHFLVAIKKRQKKMAVLESDTVASESLGFKDLNLHSISRKENEDASPSSQKAQCHSTKRSRRKNSPVLDSKNSLQGKAFGCKVMEVNSEKPVANCDDTLGKNEKVGENNCKQEVDGTKSWRPIEKALFEKGLEMFGRSSCLIARNLMNGLKTCWEVFQYMNNSGNKLFSGTGDGMDDILEGGCNGDGQEIMGEPRRRSRFLRRRGRVRRLKYTWKSTGYHAIRKRISERKDQPCRQFNPCGCQGPCGKECPCIVNGTCCEKYCGCPKGCKNRFRGCHCAKSQCRSRQCPCFAAGRECDPDVCRNCWISCGDGTLGVPPQRGDSHECRNMKLLLKQQQKVLLGRSDVSGWGAFLKNTVGKHEYLGEYTGELISHREADKRGKIYDRENSSFLFNLNDQFVLDAHRKGDKLKFANHSPVPNCYAKVMMVAGDHRVGIFANERICAGEELFYDYRYEPDSAPAWARKPEASGTRKEDAAPSSGRARKHT; from the exons ATGTCGCCGGCGTCGGATAACTCCCTGTCGGATTCTCAAACACAACGTTTAAATGATCTTTCG ATTGTTTCTCCTGAAGAAGCAACTGTAGAACCCGATGAAGTATTATCAGTTATTGAATCTTTGAAGAGAAAAATTGCTTCTGAACGTGCTGATTATATTAAG AAAAGGGTAGAAGGAAATACACAAAAGTTGGAGAATTTGACAAAGGATCTTTATAATTTGGCAACAGAGAGAAAATGTCTTGAAATCTTTGATGCTGGCGGAAAAATTGATCTACTATCGAAAAGACAAAAGGATGCACTTGATATGCAAAATGGCATTGATACCAGTAATGGAGACGATGATAGTAATAGCTCTGAAGATGATGGATACGCCACTTCTGCAATTCTTTTAGGATCAAGTATTGCAGTCAAGAATGCCGTACGTCCCATTAAACTTCCAGAAGTAAAACGCATCCCTCCATATACTTCATGGATATTTTTGGATAG AAATCAGAGAATGACAGAGGATCAATCTGTGGTTGGTCGTAGAAGAATTTATTATGACCAGAATGGTGGGGAAACTTTAATTTGTAGTGATAGTGATGAGGAAgtacttgaagaagaagaagaaaagaaggtGTTTGCAGAGTCTGAAGATTATATGCTGCG AATGACTATCAAAGAAGTTGGCTTGTCCGATATTGTGTTGGATTTGCTAGGACATTGCTTGTCTAGAAAGCCTAGTGAAGTGAAG GCAAGATATGAAGCTCTTGTTAAGGCAGATGATGTAGGCACTTCGAAGAATGAGTTCACGGAAAGTTCTTTAGATTTATATCTTGCCAAAGATCTTGATGCTGCTCTGGATTCTTTTGATAATCTATTTTGTCGTCGATGTCTT GTCTTTGATTGTAGATTACATGGATGTTCACAGGATCTTATATTTCCT GCGGAAAAACAATCACCATGGTACTGCTCCAATGCAGATATGGAGCCCTGTGGACCAAATTGCTTCAGCCTG ATGCCAGGTAGGAAGCATGTATCAAGAAGATCAAAGTCTTCAAAAGGTGAAGGTGCTCCAAATGCAAAAAACATCTCTGAGAGCAGTGATTCAGATATAAGACCCGTAAATGATATCACTTCTAATGAGCGTTCTTCATCTCCATCAAAAAGCAAATCTGACAATAAAGATGGCAGCAACAAAAGAAACAGCAAGCGAATAGCTGAACATTTTCTAGTTGCCATTAAGAAAAGACAGAAGAAAATGGCAGTATTAGAATCTGATACTGTTGCAAGTGAAAGTCTAGGTTTCAAAGATTTgaatcttcactctatttcacggAAGGAAAATGAAGATGCAAGTCCATCTTCACAAAAAGCACAATGTCATAGTACTAAAAGGTCTAGGAGGAAAAACTCTCCGGTTTTGGACAGTAAAAATTCTTTGCAAGGCAAGGCTTTTGGTTGCAAAGTGATGGAAGTTAACAGTGAAAAACCTGTGGCAAATTGTGATGACACATTggggaaaaatgaaaaagtgggTGAGAATAACTGCAAACAAGAAGTAGATGGTACTAAATCTTGGAGACCCATTGAAAAGGCTCTCTTTGAAAAGGGTCTAGAAATGTTCGGCAGAAGCAG CTGTTTGATTGCTCGAAACCTCATGAATGGTTTGAAGACATGCTGGGAGGTTTTCCAGTACATGAACAATTCCGGGAATAAGCTATTCTCAGGCACAGGTGATGGGATGGATGACATTCTTGAAGGTGGTTGCAATGGCGATGGTCAGGAAATCATG GGTGAACCTCGAAGAAGATCCAGATTTTTGCGTAGAAGAGGCAGAGTTCGCCGATTAAAATACACGTGGAAATCCACTGGATACCATGCAATTAGGAAACGGATTTCTGAGAGGAAGGATCAACCCTGTCGGCAGTTTAATCCATGTGGCTGTCAAGGCCCCTGTGGAAAGGAGTGTCCCTGTATTGTAAATGGGACCTGCTGTGAAAAATACTGTGG ATGCCCAAAAGGTTGCAAGAATAGGTTTCGTGGTTGTCATTGTGCCAAAAGTCAGTGTAGGAGCCGTCAATGCCCTTGCTTTGCTGCTGGCAGGGAATGTGATCCTGATGTTTGTCGAAATTGTTGGATCAG TTGTGGCGATGGTACGCTTGGGGTTCCTCCACAAAGAGGTGATAGTCATGAATGCAGGAATATGAAACTACTTCTCAAACAGCAACAGAAG GTACTTCTCGGAAGATCTGATGTTTCTGGCTGGGGGGCCTTCTTGAAG AATACTGTTGGAAAACATGAATACCTTGGGGAGTACACAGGTGAATTAATTTCACACCGTGAAGCTGACAAGCGTGGCAAAATTTATGATCGTGAAAATTCTTCATTTCTCTTCAATCTTAATGATCAG TTTGTGCTTGATGCACACCGGAAAGGTGACAAACTAAAATTTGCGAACCATTCTCCTGTTCCAAATTGCTATGCTAAG GTCATGATGGTGGCTGGAGATCACAGAGTTGGTATCTTTGCTAATGAAAGAATTTGCGCTGGAGAAGAACTCTTTTATGATTATCGTTATGAGCCAGACAGTGCACCTGCCTGGGCGAGGAAGCCCGAGGCATCTGGTACTAGGAAAGAGGATGCTGCTCCTTCAAGTGGTCGTGCTAGGAAGCATACATAA